In Planococcus sp. MB-3u-03, the DNA window ATTGTGGTCGGTTTCGATATGGATCCAATTCATTTTGGCATCATGATGGTCATGAACTTGAGCATCGGGAACATCACGCCTCCTGTAGGCAGTGCGTTATTTGTCGGATCCAGTATTGCGAATTTGGATATTGAAGATGTTATCAAACCACTCATTCCATTTTATGCAGCGATCATCGTGGTCCTTTTATTGGTTACGTATATTCCCTCAATCAGCATGTGGTTGCCGAATTTGCTCGGGTATTAATCTGGGCATGCAACATTCCTAAAAAATAAGGTTTTTCAATGCACAACGAAAGGGTGAACCGCTTATGTCTTTAAAAGAACAGTATTTATTTGAATTTCAAAAAGAACAAGACAATGTCCTCACGTTCCATCTTGGAGATCCATCAGTCACCGCACAAGTGATGGTATTGGAACAAGATATCATCCGAGTGCTGATGACAAAAGGTGATCAACTAGAAGTTGACAATACATGGCTGGTCGCTCCGGGAATGGACGATGTCCCATTTGAAGGCAGAAGCCGTTTTGATTTGTCGCCGTTTTCACTTCCTTCTTATGACGCGCATACCGAAGGAAACACAGCGAGCGTTGAAACGGAAATGGTCAAACTATCCATCGACTTAGACGGTTTTAAAATCAAGTGGTTTTTCAAAGGAAGAGACGGAAAACTCACCGAGATTGCAGCTGACCGGAAAACCCAAGCGTATAATTTCGACGGTTCACTTGGAAATGGCATATTCCATTACTTGCAAAGAAATCACGATGAGCAGTATTTCGGCTTAGGGGAAAAAAGCGGCGATATGGACCGTTATGGCAAACGCTACCGGATGCTGAGCGTCGATCCAATGGGATATGACGCACAACACACAGATCCATTGTATAAACACATTCCGTTTTACATTACGCGCAATAAACAATCGGATATTTCTTTTGGGATTTTCTACGACAATATGGCGCAAAGTGTTTTCGACATGGGCAATGAAATGGATAACTACCACGGTTGGTACCGCTACTATCATTCATTCGCCGGAGACTTGGATTATTACATAATTGCCGGGCCAGAAGTGAAAGATGTTGTGAAACGCTATTCTTGGCTAACGGGTAAAACCATCTTCTCTCCGAAGTGGAGTCTTGGCTATTCTGGGTCGACGATGACCTATACCGATGCACCTGATGCCCAAGAGCAACTAAAACGTTTTATCGAACTTTGTGAAGAAAACGACATCATCTGCGATTCGTTCCAATTGTCTTCGGGCTATACTTCAATCGGCGACAAGCGCTATGTGTTTACTTGGAACCGGGACAAGTTCCCCGATCCGAAAGGCTTTATCGATGAATACCATCAAAAGGGCGTGCAGTTATGCGCGAACATCAAGCCGGCGCTATTGAAAAGCCATCCTCAATTCGAGGAGCTGGAAAAACAAGGCGTGTTCATCCGCAACCGTTCAGGCGAAGTGGAAATGGTTCAGTTCTGGGACGAAGTTGGCGCCTATATTGATTTCACCAATGTAAAAGCCATTCAATGGTGGAAAGAAAATGTCACATCCCAGTTATTGGAGTACGGCATTGACTCCACATGGAATGACAATAACGAATTCGAAGTCTGGTCGACAGAGGCTGTCTCCAATGGATTCGGCAAAGAGCTGCCATTTGAAACAATGCGTGCTATCCAGCCACTGCTCATGATGAAGGCATCCTATGAAGCGCAAAAAGAATATGCACCTCATTTACGTCCTTACTTGATTTCTCGTTCTGGCAGCCCAGGTATGCAGCGCTATGTCCAAACTTGGTCTGGTGATAATTACACGAATTGGAAATCGCTTAAATACAATATCAAAATGGGCTTGGGGCTGAGCATGTCCGGTATTTACAATGTCGGCCATGACATCGGCGGATTTTCAGGGCCTGCTCCGGAACCCGAGTTGCTAGTGCGCTGGGTACAAAATGGCATCTTCCATCCGCGCTTCACGATTCATTCTTGGAACGACGATCAAACCGTCAATGTCCCGTGGATGTACGAAGAAACGACAAGTACGATCCGTGAGCTGATGAAGTTTAGGCACCGCATTACGCCATATTTGTACACGGCGTTGTACGAAGCCCATGCAAACTACGAGCCGATTATCCGGCCGACCTTCTACGATTTCGGAGAAGACGTCAAAACGTACGAAGAGAACGATGAGTTCATGTTGGGCGAGTCCATTTTGGTGGCATCAGTAGTCGAACAAGGGCAAACGGAAAGAGCGGTCTATTTGCCGGTAAATGAAGGCGGCTGGTTCAACTTCCATACGTCTGAATGGCACGATGGAGGTCAGCTTGTGACCGTGCCGGCGCCGCTCGACTACAATCCGTTGCTGATTAAAGCGGGAAGCATCATCCCAATCAATGATGCGGAGCCGGGCTTCGCGACGAAAGATAAAGTGGAAAGGGGCTTTATGCTATTTCCGCATCGTGAGGAAGGCAGCTCGACGTATCGCTTGTACGAGGACGATGGCATTTCTGCAGACTACGAGCAAAATCATGCAGCGATCACGGTTTCGATGCAATCGAGCGCTTCAAAAATCGAATTGAACTTTGACGTTAAAGGAACTTACACTTTG includes these proteins:
- a CDS encoding glycoside hydrolase family 31 protein → MSLKEQYLFEFQKEQDNVLTFHLGDPSVTAQVMVLEQDIIRVLMTKGDQLEVDNTWLVAPGMDDVPFEGRSRFDLSPFSLPSYDAHTEGNTASVETEMVKLSIDLDGFKIKWFFKGRDGKLTEIAADRKTQAYNFDGSLGNGIFHYLQRNHDEQYFGLGEKSGDMDRYGKRYRMLSVDPMGYDAQHTDPLYKHIPFYITRNKQSDISFGIFYDNMAQSVFDMGNEMDNYHGWYRYYHSFAGDLDYYIIAGPEVKDVVKRYSWLTGKTIFSPKWSLGYSGSTMTYTDAPDAQEQLKRFIELCEENDIICDSFQLSSGYTSIGDKRYVFTWNRDKFPDPKGFIDEYHQKGVQLCANIKPALLKSHPQFEELEKQGVFIRNRSGEVEMVQFWDEVGAYIDFTNVKAIQWWKENVTSQLLEYGIDSTWNDNNEFEVWSTEAVSNGFGKELPFETMRAIQPLLMMKASYEAQKEYAPHLRPYLISRSGSPGMQRYVQTWSGDNYTNWKSLKYNIKMGLGLSMSGIYNVGHDIGGFSGPAPEPELLVRWVQNGIFHPRFTIHSWNDDQTVNVPWMYEETTSTIRELMKFRHRITPYLYTALYEAHANYEPIIRPTFYDFGEDVKTYEENDEFMLGESILVASVVEQGQTERAVYLPVNEGGWFNFHTSEWHDGGQLVTVPAPLDYNPLLIKAGSIIPINDAEPGFATKDKVERGFMLFPHREEGSSTYRLYEDDGISADYEQNHAAITVSMQSSASKIELNFDVKGTYTLPYDTIRFYVNGDDKRAVSVNGSEIEKENGSFEVEI